AAGACCAATGGAAGGTTCATCTAGGATATATAAAACACCCATTAAAGCCGAACCTATCTGAGTAGCTAATCTAATACGCTGGGCTTCTCCACCAGAAAGGGTATTGGCAGCCCGAGACAAAGTTAGATAATCTAATCCAACATTAACTAAAAAGCCTAGGCGTAAATTAATTTCTTTTAAAATTTGGGCAGCTATTTTTTTATCACGAGCAGTTAAACTTTTAGAGGTATCCAAACTAGCAAAAAAATCCTTAGCTAAACCAATAGATTTTCCACCAATAGTGTCAATGGATAAACCCGCCACTTCAACTGCCAAACTTTCCGGTTTTAAGCGACGACCCTCACAAGCCGGACACTGTAAAATTCTCATATAACCCTCTATATCCTTCCTAACATAGTCCGACTCGGTTTGACTATATCGTCTAGTTAAATTAGGTACAACCCCCTCAAAACCATCGGTAATTTTATCTCCGTATAATATTAAATCTTTTTGGGCTTTAGTTAGATCCTTAATCGGCGTGTTAAGATCAAAACCTCTTTTAACCACCACCTCACCCAATTGCTTCATTAACCACATTTGGCCATTAACATTATTATGCATCCAAGGCTTAATACCTCCCTGGGCCACGGTTAACTTTTCGTTAAAAACTAAAATAGGATCTATTTCAAGCTTAGTCCCAAGACCAGAACACTCCGGACAAGCACCGTGTGGCGAGTTAAAAGAAAAATTATGGGGCTCCAACTCGCAAAGTGCCAAACCGCAATCTGCACAAGCCAAAAGACGAGAATAGATTGTGGCCTTTTCTTTTTTTAAATCAAAAACATACATCAAACCTTCACCAAGTTCCAAAGTTTTTTCCGAGCTTTCGGTTAAACGAGAAAGGTCTTCTTTATCTGAGGTAATCTTTAATCTATCTACCACTATTTCCAAACAGTGTCTTTTTTGTTTATCTACCGGTAGATCCTCAAATTCTTCAAGAGTATAGACTACTCCATCAAAACGAACTCGGCTAAAGCCGGCTCTTTTAATGGTCGGTACAACGCTTTTATGCTCACCTTTCTTATCCTTAACAATTGGAGCTAATAATAAAATATCGCAACCAGAAAAAGATGAAACTATCTGCCCGACTATTTCATCTAAAGAATAAGGTTTAACAACCAGACCACACTTAGGACAATGAGGAATCCCGACTCTGGCAAAAAGTAAACGCAAATAATCATAAATCTCAGTTACCGTACCAACGGTTGAACGAGGATTATGAGAAGTAGATTTTTGGTCAATGGAGATAGCCGGAGAAAGGCCTTCAATTAAGTCAACGTCTGGTTTATCAATTAGACCGACAAATTGCCGAGCATAAGCAGATAAAGACTCAACATAACGTCTTTGTCCTTCGGCGTAAATAGTATCAAAAGCTAAAGATGATTTACCAGAACCAGAAAGGCCAGTAATAACCACCAAAGAATCTCTAGGGATTTCCAGATCAATATTCTTAAGATTATGAACACGAGCACCCTTAATCTTAATTGACTGGTTAAGTTTTTTGGAGGGCATGAAAGAAAAGTTAGAATAAAACAATCGTTAACAGTATACAGGTAAATAGAGATTAGAGCAAGAGCTGAAGACAAAAAACAGTTCCAGGTTTTGGATTATCTTATTACCAAGAAATTGGAAGCTTAAAAAAGCGTAGTGTTATTTGGGATGAAGAGGAAGTCAGAGAACATTATAATTGAGCTTATAGCAAAAATAGGTATAAAACGCCTATTTTAATCAATTATTTACAAATTAATGTGAATAAGCTTGCAATATTATCTATTTTCTGCTAGGATATAATTAGTGGAGTAATAAAAGTAAAACCCATAAAAATATGATTCATTCAATTTCATGTAAAAACTTCTATTCTTTTAGTGAAAAAACATCCCTTATTTTCGAAGTAAATGGTAATGCGCCAGAAAACAATGGTTATTTTATAGCTAAATCAGGTGCAAGGCTATCAAAGGTTGAAACAGTTATAGGACCTAACGCATCTGGTAAAACAAATTTGCTAAAAATTTTACCGTTTTTGAAATGGTTGATTATTGATTCGTTCAATATGAAGCCAGAGAATCCTATTGTTGTTCAATCGTTTGCTTTTGGAGATGAAAAGAATAAGCCAACTGAATTGTCAGTAGTTTTTGAGGTTGATGGAAAAGTGTATACCTACTCATTTACCATTACCAAAGAAAAGATTTTAACTGAAGAATTAAAACTTACTAGTTTTGCAAAAAAAAAGAAGTCCACTAAAAAGATTTTTTCTCGCAACTGGAACAATGAAGAAAATGGTTATGATTTTGAGGGAGATAATTTCGATTTACCAAAGGGCTTTGAAAAATTATTGCGCTCTAATGCAAGCGTCATTGGTACTGCTGCTCGACTTAATCATACAGAAAGCCAAACAATCGCAACATATTGGGGGCAAATAGAAACTAATGTTATTGAGGCAGGGTGGATTGGTGATCACTTGCTTCCAAACTCAATTGCTCAACTTGGAGAGGCTTTTAACTTTTTTAGTGAAAACGACTTACTTAAACAAGAGGCGGAGAAATTACTTAGCCGATTTGATCTTGGTTTAAGTGGGTTTGAAATAAGGAAAGAAAAAAAAGAAAATGGTTTTTCTCTAAATGTCCGGGCGTCACACTTTTTCAACGGACAGACGCAATACTTACCTGTTCAATACGAATCATCGGGAACTAAGCAACTTTTTGTATTACTGAAAAATATCCTCGCCGCCCTTGAAAAAGGCAGTATCGCCATTATCGATGAGTTTGATGTAAATCTACACCCTGAAATGGTGATGGCTCTATTTGACCTGTTTATACAACCGGAGACCAACCCTAAAAACGCACAACTTCTTTTGAGTACCCATAGTCACATGCTCTTAAGTAAACTTGATAAGTATCAAATTGTATTAGTCGAAAAAAATGAGAATGGCATAAGCGAGGCATGGCGTTTAGATGAAGTGTCCGATGTACGTTCTGATGATAATTATTATTCAAAATATATCGCTGGAGCGTATGGAGCTGTTCCGAAAATTTAATATTTAAAATTATGTCGCGAACAAATCCTTATAAGAAAAAACGTCGTAGTGCCAGTAAAACCTTATTGATGTATGGTGAGGGTCTTGGCGAGGAGATGTTCCTAAAATATTTGCGCGGACTATACTCCCGAGATAGCAGAGTCACTGTGACAATTCGTAATGGCAAAGGCGGTACGGCAACAAATATCATTACGAGTGCAATAAACGAACCAGGTGCCTTTGATCGGAGGATCGTAATTTTGGACAATGACAAAAGCAATAAGGAGATGGATCAAGCCCGCGCAGAAGCGAAACGACAGGGAATTAAGCTGCTTGAAAATTCCCCTTGCCTAGAAGCGACACTCCTCACTATTTTAAGACCTGGACAATCTTTTTCCAACAAAACTTCAACGTGGTGTAAAAACGAGTTTGAATCCAATTATTTAAATAAGAAAAAAAGAACTGAGCTCGGTGAATATGATAAGTTTTTCCCAAAAGCAACACTTAATATACAACGTATCAACGTGACGGAATTAAATAATCTCATTTCTTTGATGGAAGGATTGTAAATATTAATTTA
This genomic window from Patescibacteria group bacterium contains:
- the uvrA gene encoding excinuclease ABC subunit UvrA, with translation MPSKKLNQSIKIKGARVHNLKNIDLEIPRDSLVVITGLSGSGKSSLAFDTIYAEGQRRYVESLSAYARQFVGLIDKPDVDLIEGLSPAISIDQKSTSHNPRSTVGTVTEIYDYLRLLFARVGIPHCPKCGLVVKPYSLDEIVGQIVSSFSGCDILLLAPIVKDKKGEHKSVVPTIKRAGFSRVRFDGVVYTLEEFEDLPVDKQKRHCLEIVVDRLKITSDKEDLSRLTESSEKTLELGEGLMYVFDLKKEKATIYSRLLACADCGLALCELEPHNFSFNSPHGACPECSGLGTKLEIDPILVFNEKLTVAQGGIKPWMHNNVNGQMWLMKQLGEVVVKRGFDLNTPIKDLTKAQKDLILYGDKITDGFEGVVPNLTRRYSQTESDYVRKDIEGYMRILQCPACEGRRLKPESLAVEVAGLSIDTIGGKSIGLAKDFFASLDTSKSLTARDKKIAAQILKEINLRLGFLVNVGLDYLTLSRAANTLSGGEAQRIRLATQIGSALMGVLYILDEPSIGLHQRDNDKLITTLKELRDLGNTVIVVEHDTATMEASDYIIDIGPGAGEHGGRVVAAGTPAQVKKNSASLTGQYLAGKKSIEAPSVYRQGNGQSLKVIGARSHNLKKISVEFPLGKLIAVTGVSGSGKSTLVTDILAKALTAYFYNAKDTPGDHDRLEGLSQLDKVIDIDQSPIGRTPRSNPATYTGVFTPIRDLFANLPEAKLRGYQPGRFSFNVVGGRCETCSGDGIIKIEMQFLPDVYVECDVCHGRRYQREVLEIHYKDKSIADVLNMTVEEAMLFFKNIPAIHQKLATLFEVGLGYIKLGQSATTLSGGEAQRVKLATELSRRPTGQTLYILDEPTTGLHFEDIKRLLTIINRLVDRGNTVIIIEHNLDVIKSVDWIIDLGPEGGEGGGEVVAIGTPKEVAQNKKSHTGRYLKEIMK
- a CDS encoding ATP-binding protein → MIHSISCKNFYSFSEKTSLIFEVNGNAPENNGYFIAKSGARLSKVETVIGPNASGKTNLLKILPFLKWLIIDSFNMKPENPIVVQSFAFGDEKNKPTELSVVFEVDGKVYTYSFTITKEKILTEELKLTSFAKKKKSTKKIFSRNWNNEENGYDFEGDNFDLPKGFEKLLRSNASVIGTAARLNHTESQTIATYWGQIETNVIEAGWIGDHLLPNSIAQLGEAFNFFSENDLLKQEAEKLLSRFDLGLSGFEIRKEKKENGFSLNVRASHFFNGQTQYLPVQYESSGTKQLFVLLKNILAALEKGSIAIIDEFDVNLHPEMVMALFDLFIQPETNPKNAQLLLSTHSHMLLSKLDKYQIVLVEKNENGISEAWRLDEVSDVRSDDNYYSKYIAGAYGAVPKI